In Leptotrichia buccalis C-1013-b, the genomic window TTTTGATATTGAAATAATCGAAAAACATCATAATCGAAAAATTGACGCACCAAGTGGAACAGCAAATACGTTGCTTGAAGTTGTAAAGGAAAATCTGGACGATAATGGAAAAGACTACAGAACAATTTATGGAAGGGAAGGGCACAGCAAACGTGCTGAAAAAGAAATAGGAGTTCATGCCATACGTGGTGGGAACATTGTTGGAGAACATACAGTGATTTACGCAAAAAATGATGAAATTATTGAAATAAAGCACGAAGCATTGTCTAGAAAGATGTTTTCAGATGGGGCGGTTAAAGCTGTAGAGTTTCTTTTTGGGAAAAAAGCGGGATTGTACACAATGAAAGATGTACTTGGATTATAATAAAATTAAAAACTCTAGTTTTATTTATACTGGAGTTTTTTTTTGATATATGCTATACTAGTAATACTTCTATAAGCAAATTATTTTAAAATCAAAGTATTGTTTGTTTCATACAAAATAAAATTGCTAGAAATAAAAAAATTTAGAATATGGATAAACAATAAAATTAGTTTTAAACTGGTTTTATGTAATATTGTTATATTTTACGGAAGATTATTTACTAGGAGGATGTAAATGGAAAAAATTACAAATGAAAATTTATTAAAAATGAGTACAGAAGGATTTTTGGATAATATAAAAAAAGCATTTAATGATGTTTTTTCAAATGGAAATATTGAAAAAATAAATTTAATGAACTATCTTTCAGAAAGTAAATGGAGTAATATTAAAAAAAATGGACTTTTATTACCTTTTCTTTCTGAGAAACTTGGTGGAAGAAAGGACAGTCAATTTGAAATTCAGGAAACATTGAGAATTGCTGGAAATTATGGAGTTCCTATTACACTTAGAACTGGAATTGAAGGAGCGTTGGTTTTGCAGCCGCTTGTTGAATATGGAAATAAAGAGCAGATTGAAAAGGGACTTGAAATGATATTTAATGGTGAAGGTGGCGGATTGGCTATAACAGAACCTAATACTTCGGGATCTGCTATTGCAAAGGAAATGCAGTCTTACTACGAATACATTGATGAAAATACAATTCATGTCAAAGCTGATAAATATTGGCAAGGAAATTCCCAAAGTGACTTTTTGTTAATTGCGGCAAAGGAAAGAAAAGATGGAAAACTTTCAAAAGTAATTAGTCTAATTTTAGTTCCAAGAGAATACATAACTTATGACGTGTTAAATTCAGAAGGTTTGAAAGCAGTCAGATATGCTGTAAATCACGTGGATACTGATATTCCTGCAAAATATGTAATAAAACTTTCGGAAAGCAAGGCAAATTGTCTTAGAGAATTTCAAAATATATTTATCCGAAGTAGATTGCAGTTAGTTGGGATGACACACGGGATTATGGAATACATTGTGAAAAATATAAAAAAATATGCAAAAGTTAATATTCCGTTTGTAAAAAAGGAATTGGATGAGATAGAAACAACGTATGGTGTATCAAAAATTATGTACAAATATGTTTGCAATAATATTTGTCCTGAAAAATCGGTATCAGATAAACTTATGGAAGCAAATATTATAAAAAGCCTTGCCACTGAGTATACTTACAATGCTGCGAAAACAGCTCAAAAGTTGTTAGGGGCAAAAGGATTTGAAGTTGGGCATCCGATGAGCAATGTAGCGATTGACTTTAGACCATTTACAATTTTTGAAGGACCAAATGATATGCTGTATGCAGAAATTTTTGATCAGTTTTCAAAAGCTACGGCTGTGGAGAAAAAGGAAGGAATACGAATTGACAAAAATGCAACAGTTTATGAAAGATTTATTTCAGATAAAAGATTTTCAAATATTTCTGTTAATAATTTTCTAAATAGAGCAGATGACTTGATAAACTTTTTAAAAGAATATACTTTGAATGAAATGGATCAGATAAAAAAGGTTTTTGTTGGAAAAATATTAGCAAGATTGTTTCTTTTGATTCAGACGGAATCGGATAATTTGATGAAATTTTTGATAAAGGATATTAGAAAAGATATGTTGGAGTTTGAGGACTGTATTTAAATAAAAAAAGAAGAAAAGCTTAAATTATTGAGTTCTTCTTCTTTTTTTTAGTTATTTGAAAAATTGTGTAAATATCGTGATGATGCTGATGTTTGCAAAATCAATGAAAAGTGAGCCAACTATTGGAATTACAAAGAATGCCATTTTTGAATAAACATATTTTTCTGTTACAGCTTTCATATTGGAAATTCCGTTTGGAGTTGCTCCCATTCCAAAACCGCAATGTCCTGAAACCATTACAGCCGCATCATAATCTGATCCCATTGCTCTAAATGTTACAACATTTAAGTAAATGTAAATTAACACAATTTGTGCAATCAATAGAATAAACACAGGTAGTGCCAAGTCAATTAATTCCCACAATCTTAATGTCATTAATGCCATTGCTAAAAATAAATTAAGCGCCACATCTTCAAGAATACTTATTTCTTTTGTTGGAGCATTCATAAATTTTATGTTATCTGATAAATTTCTTATAATTGCCGCAACAATCATTGGTCCAATGTAAATTGGAAAATGTGCCTCTATTTTTGTCATACTCATCAGATAATCAATTAACATTGATAAATAAGAACCAATTCCCATAGCTATAAGGATATAAAAAAATGCCATTGAAAAACGTTCTCCGTCAAGATAAGGTTTTTGTCTTTTCAATACTTCTTCATCAATATCTTCATTTTTATGTTTTATTTTATCTTTTGTAAAATGTTCAGGAAGAAGCTTATGTTTATTAATAAGCCTGTTGGCAATAGGCCCTCCCAATGCAGAGCCAGCAATAAGCCCAAAAGTTGCAGAGGCGATGGCAATAGCATTTGCCCCTTTGTATATAGGTCCAAGAGCTTCAATAGTAGGAGCTACTGCTGCCGATGTACCGTGTCCCCCAGTCATAGGAGTAGAACCTGTCATTAATGCTAATAATGGTGGAATTCCTACGAATCCTGAAAGTGCTACTGCAACTAAATTTTGCATAACACATAATCCTGCGGCAACAAATAGAAAAATAACAACTTTTTTTCCACCTTTTTTCAAGACTTTAAGACTTGCATTAAATCCTACGCTTGTGAAAAACATTACCATAAAGAATTTTTGAAGTGTATCATCAAATTTAATTTCCGCCACATTTGTCTGTCTCAGAATAAACACAATTATTGAAAATAAAAATCCACCGATTACAGGTGCAGGAATACAATATTTTTCAAAAAAATTAACTTTCTTTCTAAGTTTTATCCCAATTAATAATAAAATAACAGCAAGTCCAATTGTTTGAATCATATCCATATCAATTTTAATCATAAAAAATCCCGTCTTTCTATACAAAATTTTACAATATACCATTATACTATGAATTCTAAGAAAGTGTAAATTTGAAAAAAATAAACTATTTTAATAAATTTTTTCAAATTTTTCCCAATGTTGACAAAAAAAAATATATGTGATATAAATAACTGTCTAATAGAGACGCCCCATCTCTACATTTAGACTTCTTTCATACAAAAAAACGAGCACACGGCTCGTTTTTATTTTATAAACTGGCTTTTAATTAGGTAATTAATAAAAATATTAAAATTTATTATAATAAATATTTAGGAGAATGGAATCATAAGATGAAAAGAGAAATAGCGATAATTGGAGGTGGCGCTTCAGGTTTTTTGACAGCCATTACTGCAAAGAAAAAGGGAAAAGATGTTGTCATTCTGGAGAGAAAGGACAGGGTTCTGAAAAAAGTGCTGACAACTGGAAATGGACGATGTAACTTGACAAATGTGAATGCTTCAAATCAAAATTATTTTGGAATTGAAAAAATGAAGCAGCCGATTGAAAAGATTTTAGAAAGTTTTACTTCACAGGATGCAATGAGATTTTTTGAAGATGAAATCGGAATTATTTGTAATGAGGAAAATCGAGGGAAAGTTTATCCACTTAGTGGACAGGCTGCATCAATTGTGGATGGACTCAGATTTTATGCACAAAGTCTTGGAATAGAGATAATTACAGATTTTTATGTTACAAAAATTGAGAAGGAAATGTTTGATTTTAAGATAATTTCTGAGGATAAAAAACAGATAATTGCCAAAAAGGTAGTGCTTGCAACTGGTGGAAAGTCGTACCCTGAACTTGGTTCAAACGGGAGTGGCTATGAGCTGGCAAAGAGCTTTGGGCATACTGTTACAGAATTAACGCCTGTTATTGTACAGCTGAAGGCAGAAAAAGAAAAAATTAAAGGATTAAAGGGTATTAAGTCGGATGTGGAAGTTACAGCTTTTGGAGAAAATGAAAGTGGAGAGAAAATAAAAATTTGTACTTACGACGGAGAACTTCTTTTTACAGATTTTGGAATTTCTGGAAATGTAGTTTTCAATATTTCATATGTTTTCCCAATTTATAAAAATGTAGAATTTGAAATTGACTTTATGCCAAAATTTACTTATAATGAAATTTTTGAAATTTTGAAAAAACGTCGGACAATATTAAAGGATTTTACAATGGAACAATTTTTTAATGGAGTTGTCAATAAAAAACTGGGACAATTTTTGACAAAGTCGGCAGGAATAGAAAAGTTATCAAAAAGTATAAATGAACTTACAGACAATGAAATTCGTAAAATCTGTACAACTTTAAAAAAATATAGAATAAAAATTATTGATACAAATGGCTTTAAAGCAGCCCAAGTTACCGCTGGAGGTATTCCGTTAAGTGAAGTGAATCTGGAAAATTTGGAATCAAAAAAAGTTAAAAATCTGTATTTTGCTGGAGAAATACTGGATGTTTACGGTGAATGTGGCGGATTTAACTTGCAATGGGCTTGGACATCGGGATATTTTTTAGGAAAAAATCTTTAAAAAAACAACTGTATAATTTAATACCAAATCCCATTTAAATAACGAATTTATTACAAATTTTTCTAACAAAGGATAAGAACCTAGTATTTCAAAATAATTAAAATATAATTTTTTGTTTTTAATAAACCGACGGAGCTTTTATTTGTTCAACTACGACTGTTTGACGACTGGAAGGAGAAGTTTCGGAATTGAGCAAATAAAAGTCGTAGTCTAGCCATAGGTATTGCGTAGCAATCTTGCCATAATTTTAATTATCAGGATAAACCTTTACTGCAAGATAAGGATTTGCGGCAATGAGCAACCCTGCGAAAAAAAGGAAAAAACGAATAAAAATAGAAAAAAACTGATATTAAATAAAATAATCCAATACTAAATCCCATTATAAAATAGAAACTATGTTAAGGACCAAAAGTTTTAATTCTTTACTAACAATAGTATGTAATTCAAAATTTATTAAAAATTCGCTATTTAAACGGGGAATAGTATAAAATGTTACTATAAATATAAATTTTAGTATTTTATTTACTTGATAACAAGAAAATTTGACTCCCTTGCTAAAATGGATTTATAGCAAAATTACTATATTAAATGAAAAACAATGTTCCAAACTTTTAAAAATAACTAAACTAATAAGGAGAAAAAATGATTAGAATAAATAATATAAAAATGCCTGTAAAACACAGCGAAAATGATTTAAAAAAAACAGTTTACAAACTTTACAAAATCAATGAGAATGAGATAAAAAGTTTTGAGATTGCAGGACAGGCGATTGATGCGAGAAAAAAAGATAATGTTGTATTTGTTTATGCGGTGGATATTTCCTTTAAGTTTGATGAGGAAACGGAAAAGAAAAGATTTGGAAATGTAAAAAATGTGCGAAAAATTGAAAAAAACCCTTATTCTACGGAAAAAATTGAGAACTTTACAGAAACTGAAAATGTGAAACGTCCTGTTATTGTCGGAAGTGGTCCTGCGGGAATTTTTGCTGGACTTGTGCTTGCCGAAGTTGGATTGAAGCCGATTATCATTGAGCAGGGGAAAAATGTGAATGAACGTGAAAAGGATGTTTATAATTTTTTCAAAACTGGAAAATTGGACAAATATTCAAACGTGCAGTTTGGAGAAGGAGGAGCCGGAACATTTTCAGATGGGAAATTA contains:
- a CDS encoding NAD(P)/FAD-dependent oxidoreductase, whose protein sequence is MKREIAIIGGGASGFLTAITAKKKGKDVVILERKDRVLKKVLTTGNGRCNLTNVNASNQNYFGIEKMKQPIEKILESFTSQDAMRFFEDEIGIICNEENRGKVYPLSGQAASIVDGLRFYAQSLGIEIITDFYVTKIEKEMFDFKIISEDKKQIIAKKVVLATGGKSYPELGSNGSGYELAKSFGHTVTELTPVIVQLKAEKEKIKGLKGIKSDVEVTAFGENESGEKIKICTYDGELLFTDFGISGNVVFNISYVFPIYKNVEFEIDFMPKFTYNEIFEILKKRRTILKDFTMEQFFNGVVNKKLGQFLTKSAGIEKLSKSINELTDNEIRKICTTLKKYRIKIIDTNGFKAAQVTAGGIPLSEVNLENLESKKVKNLYFAGEILDVYGECGGFNLQWAWTSGYFLGKNL
- a CDS encoding acyl-CoA dehydrogenase family protein, producing the protein MEKITNENLLKMSTEGFLDNIKKAFNDVFSNGNIEKINLMNYLSESKWSNIKKNGLLLPFLSEKLGGRKDSQFEIQETLRIAGNYGVPITLRTGIEGALVLQPLVEYGNKEQIEKGLEMIFNGEGGGLAITEPNTSGSAIAKEMQSYYEYIDENTIHVKADKYWQGNSQSDFLLIAAKERKDGKLSKVISLILVPREYITYDVLNSEGLKAVRYAVNHVDTDIPAKYVIKLSESKANCLREFQNIFIRSRLQLVGMTHGIMEYIVKNIKKYAKVNIPFVKKELDEIETTYGVSKIMYKYVCNNICPEKSVSDKLMEANIIKSLATEYTYNAAKTAQKLLGAKGFEVGHPMSNVAIDFRPFTIFEGPNDMLYAEIFDQFSKATAVEKKEGIRIDKNATVYERFISDKRFSNISVNNFLNRADDLINFLKEYTLNEMDQIKKVFVGKILARLFLLIQTESDNLMKFLIKDIRKDMLEFEDCI
- the gltS gene encoding sodium/glutamate symporter, whose protein sequence is MIKIDMDMIQTIGLAVILLLIGIKLRKKVNFFEKYCIPAPVIGGFLFSIIVFILRQTNVAEIKFDDTLQKFFMVMFFTSVGFNASLKVLKKGGKKVVIFLFVAAGLCVMQNLVAVALSGFVGIPPLLALMTGSTPMTGGHGTSAAVAPTIEALGPIYKGANAIAIASATFGLIAGSALGGPIANRLINKHKLLPEHFTKDKIKHKNEDIDEEVLKRQKPYLDGERFSMAFFYILIAMGIGSYLSMLIDYLMSMTKIEAHFPIYIGPMIVAAIIRNLSDNIKFMNAPTKEISILEDVALNLFLAMALMTLRLWELIDLALPVFILLIAQIVLIYIYLNVVTFRAMGSDYDAAVMVSGHCGFGMGATPNGISNMKAVTEKYVYSKMAFFVIPIVGSLFIDFANISIITIFTQFFK